A genome region from Gossypium hirsutum isolate 1008001.06 chromosome A04, Gossypium_hirsutum_v2.1, whole genome shotgun sequence includes the following:
- the LOC107948061 gene encoding protein trichome birefringence-like 3 isoform X1, with the protein MMKGYRGKLPLSIITVTLCGFAFLALLYTERLSFLSSSSFLKSKSCARRTSAVVKAKDETAEKNLENPELDDRFEFDPEECDITRGKWVFNRSIKPLYTDRSCPYVDRQFSCVKNGRLDLDYRHWEWQPDDCYLPKFDPEVALEKLRGKRLVFAGDSLQRSQWESFVCMIEWTIPPQKKSMKRGKIRNVFKAKEYNASIEFYWAPFLVESNTEVNILEPKKRIIKVDSVSKQSKNWEGADILAFNTYVWWMIGLRLKTLWGSFANGEEGYAQLDTPVAYKIGLKTWANWIDSTINPNKTRVFFTTMSSIHSKSKDWGREDGLKCFNETKPVMKKKFWGSGSNKDMMSVVAGVINKMKVPVSVLNITQLSEYRIDAHSSIYTETGGRLLNDEEKADPGRHADCIHWCLPGVPDTWNQIFLAHL; encoded by the exons ATGATGAAAGGTTACAGAGGAAAGCTACCCCTTTCAATCATCACTGTTACACTCTGCGGTTTTGCTTTCCTTGCTCTCTTATATACTGAAAGACTCAGTTTTCTCTCTTCAAGTTCTTTTCTCAAATCTAAATCCTGTGCTAGAAGAACAAGTGCTGTTGTTAAAGCTA AGGATGAAACAGCAGAGAAGAACCTAGAAAACCCCGAACTAGACGATAGGTTCGAGTTTGACCCTGAGGAATGTGATATAACTCGTGGGAAGTGGGTGTTCAACCGTTCCATCAAGCCTCTGTACACAGACAGGAGTTGTCCGTACGTGGACAGGCAATTTTCTTGCGTCAAAAATGGTCGGCTTGATCTTGATTACCGTCATTGGGAATGGCAGCCAGACGACTGCTACTTGCCTAA ATTTGATCCAGAAGTTGCGCTTGAAAAGCTTAGAGGGAAGAGGTTGGTGTTTGCAGGGGATTCCCTGCAAAGGAGTCAATGGGAATCTTTCGTTTGTATGATAGAATGGACTATTCCTCCACAAAAGAAGTCTATGAAACGAGGCAAAATTCGTAATGTCTTCAAAGCCAAG GAATATAATGCAAGTATAGAGTTTTATTGGGCTCCGTTTCTAGTTGAATCCAATACTGAGGTGAATATCTTAGAACCGAAGAAGAGAATCATAAAAGTTGACTCAGTTTCCAAGCAGTCAAAAAACTGGGAAGGAGCTGATATCCTTGCCTTCAATACTTACGTTTGGTGGATGATTGGCCTTCGCCTCAAAACACT ATGGGGTTCGTTCGCAAATGGTGAAGAAGGTTATGCACAGCTAGATACACCGGTTGCCTACAAAATCGGTTTGAAGACATGGGCTAACTGGATCGATTCTACCATCAATCCCAACAAGACACGTGTTTTCTTCACTACTATGTCCTCTATACATTCCAA GAGCAAAGACTGGGGCAGGGAAGATGGGCTTAAATGCTTCAACGAAACGAAGCCAGTGATGAAGAAGAAATTCTGGGGAAGCGGTTCCAACAAGGATATGATGAGCGTGGTGGCTGGTGTGATCAACAAAATGAAAGTCCCCGTTTCGGTTCTTAACATTACGCAGCTTTCAGAGTACAGGATCGATGCCCACTCATCCATTTATACCGAAACTGGGGGACGGCTTTTGAACGACGAGGAAAAAGCAGATCCAGGCCGTCATGCCGATTGCATCCATTGGTGCTTGCCTGGTGTTCCCGATACTTGGAATCAAATATTTTTAGCACATTTGtag
- the LOC107948061 gene encoding protein trichome birefringence-like 3 isoform X2, producing MMKGYRGKLPLSIITVTLCGFAFLALLYTERLSFLSSSSFLKSKSCARRTSAVVKAKKNLENPELDDRFEFDPEECDITRGKWVFNRSIKPLYTDRSCPYVDRQFSCVKNGRLDLDYRHWEWQPDDCYLPKFDPEVALEKLRGKRLVFAGDSLQRSQWESFVCMIEWTIPPQKKSMKRGKIRNVFKAKEYNASIEFYWAPFLVESNTEVNILEPKKRIIKVDSVSKQSKNWEGADILAFNTYVWWMIGLRLKTLWGSFANGEEGYAQLDTPVAYKIGLKTWANWIDSTINPNKTRVFFTTMSSIHSKSKDWGREDGLKCFNETKPVMKKKFWGSGSNKDMMSVVAGVINKMKVPVSVLNITQLSEYRIDAHSSIYTETGGRLLNDEEKADPGRHADCIHWCLPGVPDTWNQIFLAHL from the exons ATGATGAAAGGTTACAGAGGAAAGCTACCCCTTTCAATCATCACTGTTACACTCTGCGGTTTTGCTTTCCTTGCTCTCTTATATACTGAAAGACTCAGTTTTCTCTCTTCAAGTTCTTTTCTCAAATCTAAATCCTGTGCTAGAAGAACAAGTGCTGTTGTTAAAGCTA AGAAGAACCTAGAAAACCCCGAACTAGACGATAGGTTCGAGTTTGACCCTGAGGAATGTGATATAACTCGTGGGAAGTGGGTGTTCAACCGTTCCATCAAGCCTCTGTACACAGACAGGAGTTGTCCGTACGTGGACAGGCAATTTTCTTGCGTCAAAAATGGTCGGCTTGATCTTGATTACCGTCATTGGGAATGGCAGCCAGACGACTGCTACTTGCCTAA ATTTGATCCAGAAGTTGCGCTTGAAAAGCTTAGAGGGAAGAGGTTGGTGTTTGCAGGGGATTCCCTGCAAAGGAGTCAATGGGAATCTTTCGTTTGTATGATAGAATGGACTATTCCTCCACAAAAGAAGTCTATGAAACGAGGCAAAATTCGTAATGTCTTCAAAGCCAAG GAATATAATGCAAGTATAGAGTTTTATTGGGCTCCGTTTCTAGTTGAATCCAATACTGAGGTGAATATCTTAGAACCGAAGAAGAGAATCATAAAAGTTGACTCAGTTTCCAAGCAGTCAAAAAACTGGGAAGGAGCTGATATCCTTGCCTTCAATACTTACGTTTGGTGGATGATTGGCCTTCGCCTCAAAACACT ATGGGGTTCGTTCGCAAATGGTGAAGAAGGTTATGCACAGCTAGATACACCGGTTGCCTACAAAATCGGTTTGAAGACATGGGCTAACTGGATCGATTCTACCATCAATCCCAACAAGACACGTGTTTTCTTCACTACTATGTCCTCTATACATTCCAA GAGCAAAGACTGGGGCAGGGAAGATGGGCTTAAATGCTTCAACGAAACGAAGCCAGTGATGAAGAAGAAATTCTGGGGAAGCGGTTCCAACAAGGATATGATGAGCGTGGTGGCTGGTGTGATCAACAAAATGAAAGTCCCCGTTTCGGTTCTTAACATTACGCAGCTTTCAGAGTACAGGATCGATGCCCACTCATCCATTTATACCGAAACTGGGGGACGGCTTTTGAACGACGAGGAAAAAGCAGATCCAGGCCGTCATGCCGATTGCATCCATTGGTGCTTGCCTGGTGTTCCCGATACTTGGAATCAAATATTTTTAGCACATTTGtag
- the LOC121203000 gene encoding uncharacterized protein, translating into MAGGGNFMHRVISYVVNELVVDRLANSPAFQRFAVRTSKRIEDISSMAEKKRQELAEQMKEISKNMESKN; encoded by the exons ATGGCTGGAGGAGGAAATTTCATGCACAGAGTTATATCTTATGTCGTCAATGAGCTTGTCGTTGATAGACTTGCAAATAG ccCTGCATTCCAAAGATTTGCTGTGAGGACATCAAAGAGGATAGAAGATATCTCCAGTATGG CTGAGAAGAAGAGGCAAGAACTCGCTGAACAAATGAAAGAAATCTCGAAAAACATGGAG TCTAAAAACTAA
- the LOC107948946 gene encoding protein SCO1 homolog 1, mitochondrial, with amino-acid sequence MATAIWRNASRLRSFNRCLYARSLSQFRSSIPSSTITPHSLCAPSLPSFPPVIPVGAEFKSLGIYGRFLSNSTATPTENQEKSSSSSKTNSEETQNTGGSQQSSGSEGKPVRGGPVSWLSFLLLLATGIGIIFYYDNLKKRHIEEISNASKAVKEGPSAGKAAIGGPFSLVNHDGKRVTEKDFKGKWTLVYFGFTHCPDICPDELLKLAAAIDKIKEKAGIDIVPVFISVDPERDTVEQVREYVKEFHPKLVGLTGTPDEIKKVARAYRVYYMKTAEEDSDYLVDHSIVMYLMDPKMEFVKFFGKNNDVNSLTDGVIKEISQQKK; translated from the exons ATGGCTACTGCTATTTGGAGAAACGCATCTCGTTTACGAAGCTTTAATCGGTGTCTTTATGCCCGCAGTCTGAGCCAATTCAGATCCTCCATTCCATCTTCAACCATAACCCCCCACTCTCTTTGCGCTCCATCTCTCCCTTCCTTCCCTCCG GTTATTCCTGTTGGAGCTGAATTCAAATCCTTGGGAATTTATGGAAGGTTTTTATCTAATTCCACCGCAACTCCTACCGAAAATCAAGAGAAATCGTCTTCGTCATCGAAAACCAATTCTGAAGAGACCCAAAACACTGGAGGTTCGCAGCAGAGCAGTGGTAGTGAAGGCAAGCCTGTTCGCGGCGGG CCTGTTTCATGGTTGAGTTTTCTTTTGCTGCTTGCCACTGGAATCGGTATTATTTTTTACTACGACAATCTAAAGAAAAGACATATTGAAG AAATTAGTAATGCTTCAAAGGCTGTGAAAGAAGGACCATCAGCTGGAAAAGCAGCCATCGGGGGTCCATTTAGTCTTGTAAATCATGACGGTAAACGTGTTACTGAGAAAGACTTTAAGGGGAAGTGGACTTTGGTTTATTTTGGCTTCACTCACTGTCCAGATATCTGCCCAGATGAGCTGCTAAAGCTAGCTGCTGCTATTGACAAAATAA AGGAAAAGGCTGGAATAGACATTGTGCCCGTATTTATCTCTGTTGATCCTGAAAGAGATACTGTTGAGCAAGTACGTGAATATGTGAAAG AGTTTCATCCAAAATTAGTAGGTTTAACTGGTACACCGGACGAGATAAAGAAAGTTGCTCGTGCATATCGAGTTTATTATATGAAGACGGCAGAGGAAGATTCAGATTACCTTGTTGATCATTCCATAGTCAT GTACTTGATGGATCCAAAAATGGAATTTGTGAAGTTTTTCGGGAAGAATAATGATGTCAATTCACTAACCGACGGTGTAATCAAAGAGATAAGtcaacaaaaaaaatag